A window of the Hordeum vulgare subsp. vulgare chromosome 5H, MorexV3_pseudomolecules_assembly, whole genome shotgun sequence genome harbors these coding sequences:
- the LOC123399283 gene encoding cytochrome P450 709B1-like, translated as MYFRFFFPATAPMDFVWAVAAAAAAVLASWSLSALVWRPRAIARQLRAQGVGGPGYRFLAGNLGEIKRLRAASAGAVLDVGSHDLVPMVQPHIRNWIPIHGRMFVYWFGARPTLCVADVSMVSQVLLDRTGLYPKNTGNPHIARLLGKGLVFADGDVWKRHRKVVHPAFNMDKLKMMTATMSDCAGSIMSEWKAKVDEGGGAAEVELSGQFEELTADVISHTAFGASYREGKRVFLAQRELLFLAFSTVFSVQIRAFRYLPTRKNFKIWKLDKEVRGMLTNIIKSRLATKDTMGYGHDLLGLMLEACIPEEHGHEPLLSMDEIIDECKTFFFAGHDTSSHMLSWTMFLLSTHPEWQQKLRVEVTRECGNEVPTGDMLNKLKLVNMFLLETLRLYAPISTIQRKTGSDLEVGGIKVPKGTVLTIPIATIHRDKEVWGEDADEFKPLRFENGVMRAAKHPNAFLSFSGGSRSCIGQNFAMIEAKVVIVMILQRFSFFLSPKYVHAPMDVITLRPKFGLPMVLKSLEM; from the exons ATGTATTTCAGATTTTTCTTCCCCGCCACCGCGCCGATGGATTTCGTgtgggcggtggcggcggcggcggcggcggtgctggcGTCGTGGTCCCTGAGCGCGCTGGTGTGGAGGCCGCGCGCCATCGCCCGGCAGCTCCGCGCGCAGGGCGTGGGCGGGCCGGGCTACAGGTTCCTGGCCGGGAACCTCGGCGAGATCAAGCGGCTCCGCGCCGCCAGCGCCGGCGCCGTGCTGGACGTCGGCTCCCACGACCTCGTCCCCATGGTGCAGCCGCACATTCGCAATTGGATCCCCATCCACG GGCGCATGTTCGTGTACTGGTTCGGAGCACGGCCGACGCTGTGCGTGGCGGACGTGAGCATGGTGAGCCAGGTGCTCCTGGACCGCACCGGGCTGTACCCCAAGAACACCGGGAACCCGCACATCGCCCGCCTGCTCGGCAAAGGGCTCGTGTTCGCCGACGGCGACGTGTGGAAGCGCCACCGCAAGGTCGTCCACCCTGCCTTCAACATGGACAAGCTCAAG ATGATGACGGCGACCATGTCGGATTGTGCCGGGTCGATCATGTCGGAGTGGAAGGCGAAGGTGGACGAGGGAGGCGGCGCGGCGGAGGTCGAGCTGAGCGGCCAGTTCGAGGAGCTCACCGCGGATGTCATCTCCCATACGGCCTTCGGGGCTAGCTACAGAGAGGGGAAGCGAGTCTTCCTGGCGCAGAGGGAGCTCCTCTTCCTTGCCTTCTCCACCGTTTTCAGTGTCCAGATCCGGGCATTTAG GTACCTGCCAACCCGAAAGAACTTCAAGATATGGAAGCTCGACAAAGAGGTGAGGGGCATGCTCACCAACATCATCAAGAGTCGGCTCGCAACCAAGGACACCATGGGGTATGGTCACGACCTGCTCGGGCTGATGTTGGAGGCGTGCATTCCGGAGGAGCACGGTCACGAGCCGCTTCTAAGCATGGACGAGATCATAGATGAGTGCAAGACCTTCTTCTTCGCCGGCCACGACACTAGCTCGCACATGCTTTCATGGACCATGTTCTTGTTGAGCACACATCCAGAATGGCAGCAGAAGCTCAGGGTGGAGGTGACGAGGGAGTGCGGCAATGAGGTTCCCACCGGCGACATGCTCAACAAACTGAAGCTAGTCAACATGTTCCTGCTAGAAACTCTTAGGTTATACGCTCCTATATCGACCATTCAGAGAAAGACGGGTTCAGATCTTGAGGTCGGTGGCATCAAAGTGCCCAAAGGCACGGTCCTCACCATCCCCATCGCGACGATACACCGTGACAAGGAGGTGTGGGGAGAGGATGCCGACGAATTCAAACCTCTCAGGTTTGAAAATGGGGTGATGAGGGCAGCAAAGCATCCTAATGCATTCCTGTCTTTCTCCGGTGGGTCAAGGTCGTGCATCGGGCAGAACTTCGCAATGATCGAGGCCAAGGTCGTGATTGTCATGATTCTTCAAAGGTTCTCATTCTTCCTATCCCCTAAGTATGTCCATGCCCCCATGGACGTGATCACACTACGACCCAAGTTTGGTCTTCCCATGGTCCTCAAGAGCCTAGAGATGTAG